The following proteins are co-located in the Spea bombifrons isolate aSpeBom1 chromosome 3, aSpeBom1.2.pri, whole genome shotgun sequence genome:
- the LOC128483120 gene encoding T-kininogen 1-like: protein MRLLGAVLFCSSLRLIVCGNEVLTDADCDDQSIFEAVDLALNVYNIEKEDGNQLMLYRITDAKTRLENDNLLHTFVSYDVRESSCGVKSGKLWQECDYKTPEIALGKCSVHVLVNTEHKSSDVVSQNCSLPIVEPTVSVVQLPCLGCDVHIDTNNEEVLKNVQAAIERMNSLGNHPFLFDVEDIQKATRQVVRGWIYKIEYKVRQTNCSKSIFSSVTSEECELDKDGQPGHCKSRVFVTPKGEINDISLECISDTGFCLSCPNEVEPRDPVLLNLLKDVINEYNSNSNNTYLFNVLTVVKATKQASNGIIYDVNFKIKETNCTKLDYVFLEEECHSLPSAEILSCNANINVTDKNTRSSYECSTQPLFTSASRISLKGLSPLRMSLPESRVLRRAVRGLKKSKCGPNHKGNKGNKHGKKDKKKPNHKHCDSSEESGEDERKEYDVTVKPPVPATTTQIIKVFQTTQIPIVSLDHGEETTHITPPLFPVIPSLPEDEGIFPNIHDDVLLDLPDLETAPRCPGKLWQRRGSLGPVTTLKPHISPSGIPSHDQAQEQKSPQPFTDEDLLSILDFKR from the exons ATGAGGCTCCTAGGTGCAGtgcttttttgttcttctttgcgGCTCATAGTTTGTGGCAATGAGGTTCTAACCGACGCTGACTGTGATGACCAAAGTATCTTTGAGGCAGTAGATCTGGCACTGAACGTATATAACATTGAGAAAGAAGACGGAAACCAGCTTATGCTCTACAGGATCACAGATGCCAAGACAAGG CTAGAAAATGATAATCTGCTACATACCTTTGTCAGTTATGATGTGCGTGAAAGTTCATGTGGAGTAAAGAGTGGCAAATTATGGCAGGAATGTGACTACAAAACACCAGAAATA GCATTGGGAAAATGCTCAGTACATGTTCTCGTCAACACAGAGCATAAAAGCAGCGACGTTGTTTCCCAAAACTGCAGCTTGCCTATAG tggaaCCTACAGTTTCTGTTGTCCAGCTGCCCTGCCTTGGATGCGATGTACATATTGACACCAACAATGAAGAGgtgttgaaaaatgtgcaggcAGCAATAGAAAGAATGAACAGTTTGGGAAACCACCCCTTTCTCTTTGATGTGGAGGACATTCAAAAGGCCACTCGCCAG gtGGTGAGGGGATGGATTTATAAAATTGAGTATAAGGTCAGACAAACCAATTGCTCTAAAAGCATATTTTCAAGCGTAACCTCAGAAGAATGCGAACTTGATAAAGATGGA cAACCAGGTCACTGTAAAAGTCGTGTGTTTGTAACGCCTAAAGGAGAAATTAATGACATATCACTGGAATGCATCTCAGACACAG GGTTTTGTCTTAGCTGTCCTAATGAAGTAGAACCACGTGATCCAGTCCTTCTGAATTTGCTAAAAGATGTCATCAATGAATACAATTCAAATAGTAACAATACATACCTTTTTAACGTTCTGACTGTTGTGAAAGCCACAAAACAG GCTTCCAATGGAATAATATATGatgtaaattttaaaattaaagagaCCAACTGTACAAAGCTTGATTATGTTTTCCTGGAAGAAGAATGTCATTCCTTACCATCTGCA GAAATTTTAAGCTGTAATGCCAATATAAATGTAACAGATAAAAACACCCGCTCCAGTTATGAATGCTCAACCCAACCTCTGTTTACATcg gCATCACGTATTTCGCTAAAGGGTCTTTCCCCACTCCGTATGAGTTTACCTGAATCGAGAGTTTTGAGACGAGCCGTACGGGGGCTGAAGAAATCAAAATGTGGTCCAAATCATAAAGGAAACAAGGGAAATAAACATGGgaaaaaagataagaaaaaacCCAATCACAAGCATTGTGACTCTTCTGAAGAATCCGGAGAAGATGAAAGGAAAGAATATGATGTAACAGTAAAACCACCTGTGCCAGCAACTACAACTCAAATTATAAAGGTCTTCCAGACAACCCAAATACCAATAGTGAGTTTAGATCATGGAGAAGAAACGACACATATTACCCCTCCTCTATTTCCCGTTATTCCATCATTGCCAGAGGATGAAGGGATTTTCCCAAATATTCATGATGATGTTTTGTTAGATCTGCCAGACTTAGAAACTGCCCCAAGATGCCCTGGGAAGCTGTGGCAACGGAGAGGTTCACTTGGGCCAGTTACTACATTGAAACCACATATATCCCCAAGTGGTATACCTTCACATGACCAAGCACAGGAACAAAAATCTCCTCAACCTTTTACAGATGAAGATCTATTAAGTATTCTAGATTTTAAGCGTTAG